The proteins below come from a single Kryptolebias marmoratus isolate JLee-2015 linkage group LG12, ASM164957v2, whole genome shotgun sequence genomic window:
- the sun1 gene encoding SUN domain-containing protein 1 isoform X1 produces the protein MEEESKQRRMTMDFSQLHTYTPPQCAPENTGYTYSLSSSYSTAALEFEKEHQIAPVYESPRMSRRSLRLQSGATHYGSESLADHSQNHSSSYSTTRRETRTSRRRRQQSSSLSLSLSQIATPRQTLSFSDASTPIDNSRRIQESNRMSEVSQVASAYDQSHPRQRKVTTTVTTTTFDGQWGQISSHSSSGVNGDASTSKSHTSLANGYICKDCSLHSQKTDSFITQSSSSQATELSADAPSASSSPITSIYTRDRSRKNKTGVLMLVCNSCVRYSKKALEPIVSLISLFFSSVVRLGSWVKSSSVKGVSAGSLASFWDSVRKAASLSMSKLWLFKQTASHRTTGSKAVGSEGQAHSSFCGSMNVKDLVTEETSHLNLNGSLCDDCKGKQYSETHTVVLTQSSRSKRLLGVLWSILAFAGACLLLPVHGVVRTGKVLGSGVGAVAQRFVSFLWMLLASPVKACKGLLWFLARGWYQLVSLMSLLNVFFLTQCFPRLWKLLLLLLPLLLLLLLWWWGPSTAALFAYLPVVNLTEWHSASPFTYLSNLVALPAAVPVSESEVKQTPATPVSHATTIFPPVAVSGVDLERLERIESQLALLWERVQQGDKKQDQRHQDILGLYSTLREQLSTQTERESLEVWVSSQLEQQLGVLRGELEQEKTHTAQGAEQQKQQQESQAARLADLELLLKALATKTEVMQHKQQQYEHEKEKREKEVITSAADTAPVSVGVKQEDHDALLAEVQRLEAELSRIRGDLQGVLGCKGKCEQLNTLQETISGQVSLQLRKELQAMFFGGSESGEQQGQVPESLIHWLSERYVSTPDLQAALASLEMSILRNISEQLELSRAQTLGEAESQTKNIFQTITGTVRHASTAEGLTEEHVKLMVHNALKLYSQDRTGLVDYALESGGGSILSTRCSETYETKTALMSLFGLPLWYFSQSPRVVIQPDVYPGNCWAFKGSQGYLVIRLSLRILPTSFCVEHIPKALSPTGNITSAPRNFTVFGLDDEYQEEGKLLGHYTYEEDGEALQIFPVKEKNEKSFQIIEVRVLSNWGHPEYTCLYRFRVHGEPCPE, from the exons TTCCAGTTACTCCACTGCAGCATTAGAGTTTGAGAAGGAGCACCAGATCGCTCCTGTTTACGAGTCACCCAGGATGTCAAGGCGGAGTTTGCGTCTGCAGAGCGGTGCCACTCATTATGGCAGCGAGAGCTTGGCGGATCACTCCCagaaccacagcagcagctacagcacCACCAGGAGAGAGACACG GACGTCTCGGAGAAGAAGGCAGCAGTCCAGCTCCCTGTCTTTATCCCTGAGCCAAATCGCTACTCCGAGACAAACTCTGTCCTTCTCTGATGCTAGTACCCCGATTGACAACAGCAGAAGAATTCAGGAGAGCAACAGAATGTCTGAGGTCTCTCAGGTCGCGTCAGCTTATGACCAGTCCCACCCGAGACAACGCAAAGTCACCACGACTGTTACGACTACTACGTTTGATGGACAGTGGG GGCAGATTTCCAGCCACAGTTCATCAGGCGTAAACGGTGACGCCAGCACGTCAAAGTCTCACACGTCACTCGCGAATGGTTACATCTGCAAAGACTGCTCATTACATTCTCAAAAAACGGACTCCTTTATCACACAGTCTTCATCATCTCAAGCAACGGAGCTCTCCGCAGACGCTCCCTCCGCCTCATCTTCACCCATCACCAGTATTTATACCAGAGACAGGAGTCGGAAGAACAAGACAG GTGTCTTGATGTTGGTGTGTAATTCGTGTGTGCGCTACAGTAAAAAAGCCCTGGAACCCATTGTGTCCCTCATCTCCCTTTTCTTCAGTAGTGTGGTCCGGTTGGGTTCTTGGGTCAAGAGCTCATCAGTAAAAG GTGTGTCAGCAGGTTCCCTAGCATCATTTTGGGACTCAGTGAGAAAAGCAGCATCCTTGAGTATGTCCAAACTTTGGCTGTTTAAGCAGACTGCTTCCCACAGGACGACGGGCTCCAAGGCTGTTGGCTCTGAAGGACAAG CTCACTCGAGTTTCTGTGGAAGCATGAATGTGAAGGATCTGGTGACAGAAGAGACGTCACATCTTAATCTCAATGGTTCCCTGT GTGATGACTGTAAAGGGAAGCAGTACTCTGAGACACACACCGTCGTCCTCACTCAGTCCTCCAGGTCAAAGCGCCTGCTGGGGGTGCTGTGGAGCATCTTAGCTTTTGCAG GTGCGTGCCTCTTGCTGCCGGTCCACGGTGTGGTGAGGACAGGTAAAGTATTGGGTTCAGGAGTTGGAGCAGTAGCTCAGAGGTTTGTCTCATTCCTCTGGATGCTCCTGGCATCTCCAG TGAAAGCATGCAAAGGACTGCTGTGGTTTCTTGCAAGAGGATGGTATCAGCTCGTGTCCCTCATGTCTCTCCTCAATGTCTTCTTCCTAACTCA atgcTTTCCCAGACTCTGGAAGCTcctgttgctacttttacccCTTTTACTCCTCCTAC ttttGTGGTGGTGGGGTCCGTCCACTGCTGCCCTGTTTGCCTACCTCCCGGTTGTAAACCTAACCGAGTGGCATTCTGCATCTCCCTTCACCTACCTGTCCAACTTGGTGGCTCTTCCAGCTGCTGTCCCTGTATCAGAATCTGAAGTGAAGCAGACTCCAGCCACCCCAGTCTCACATGCAACA ACAATCTTTCCCCCTGTGGCTGTCTCTGGTGTGGATTTGGAGCGTCTTGAGCGTATCGAGAGCCAGCTAGCGCTGCTGTGGGAGCGAGTCCAGCAAGGAGACAAGAAGCAGGATCAGCGTCACCAGGACATTTTGGGTCTCTACAGCACCCTGAGAGAGCAGCTGTCCACTCAGACAGAAAGGGAGAGCTTGGAGGTGTGGGTGTCCTCTCAGTTGGAGCAGCAACTCGGCGTTCTGCGTGGAGAGCTGGAGCAGGAAAAGACACACACAGCACAG GGTGCAGAGCAGCAAAAGCAGCAACAAGAAAGTCAGGCAGCACGTCTGGCTGATTTAGAATTGTTGCTTAAGGCTTTGGCTACTAAGACTGAG GTGATGCAGCACAAGCAGCAGCAGTATGAACAcgagaaggaaaaaagagaaaaagaggtCATCACGTCAGCAGCAGACACAGCTCCTGTCAG tgtggGTGTGAAGCAGGAGGACCATGATGCTTTGCTGGCGGAGGTGCAGAGACTTGAAGCAGAGCTGAGTAGAATCAGAGGAGACCTCCAGGGAGTTCTTGGATGCAAGGGTAAATGTGAGCAGCTGAATACACTGCAAGAGACG ATATCAGGTCAGGTGTCCTTACAGTTAAGGAAAGAGCTACAGGCTATGTTCTTTGGAGGCAGTGAATCAGGAGAGCAGCAGGGTCAGGTACCCGAGTCTCTGATCCACTGGCTGTCTGAGCGCTATGTGAGCACACCCGACCTACAGGCAGCACTGGCCTCACTGGAGATGAGCATCCTAAGAAACATCTCGGAGCAGCTGGAGCTCAGCCGGGCTCAGACGCTGGGTGAAGCCgagtcacaaacaaaaaacatttttcagacaATAACTGGGACTGTCCGTCATGCTTCTACTGCTGAGGGACTGACTGAAGAG CACGTGAAATTGATGGTCCACAATGCTCTGAAGTTGTACTCTCAGGACCGAACCGGCCTGGTGGACTACGCCCTGGAGTCTGGAG gtggcagcaTCCTCAGCACCCGCTGCTCTGAAACATACGAGACAAAGACAGCCCTCATGAGTCTGTTTGGTCTGCCTCTCTGGTACTTCTCCCAGTCTCCACGAGTCGTCATTCAG CCCGATGTGTATCCTGGTAACTGCTGGGCGTTTAAAGGCTCCCAAGGTTATCTGGTAATCAGGCTGTCCCTGAGGATCCTGCCCACATCCTTCTGTGTGGAGCACATCCCCAAGGCTCTTTCTCCAACTGGAAATATCACCAGTGCTCCACGCAACTTCACTGTCTTT GGTCTTGATGATGAGTACCAAGAAGAGGGAAAGCTGCTGGGGCACTACACATACGAAGAGGATGGTGAGGCACTGCAAATCTTCCCAGTTAAG GAGAAGAACGAGAAGTCCTTCCAGATCATCGAGGTTCGGGTCCTGTCTAACTGGGGTCATCCAGAATACACCTGCCTATACCGCTTCAGAGTCCACGGAGAGCCATGTCCTGAATGA
- the sun1 gene encoding SUN domain-containing protein 1 isoform X2, with translation MTMDFSQLHTYTPPQCAPENTGYTYSLSSSYSTAALEFEKEHQIAPVYESPRMSRRSLRLQSGATHYGSESLADHSQNHSSSYSTTRRETRTSRRRRQQSSSLSLSLSQIATPRQTLSFSDASTPIDNSRRIQESNRMSEVSQVASAYDQSHPRQRKVTTTVTTTTFDGQWGQISSHSSSGVNGDASTSKSHTSLANGYICKDCSLHSQKTDSFITQSSSSQATELSADAPSASSSPITSIYTRDRSRKNKTGVLMLVCNSCVRYSKKALEPIVSLISLFFSSVVRLGSWVKSSSVKGVSAGSLASFWDSVRKAASLSMSKLWLFKQTASHRTTGSKAVGSEGQAHSSFCGSMNVKDLVTEETSHLNLNGSLCDDCKGKQYSETHTVVLTQSSRSKRLLGVLWSILAFAGACLLLPVHGVVRTGKVLGSGVGAVAQRFVSFLWMLLASPVKACKGLLWFLARGWYQLVSLMSLLNVFFLTQCFPRLWKLLLLLLPLLLLLLLWWWGPSTAALFAYLPVVNLTEWHSASPFTYLSNLVALPAAVPVSESEVKQTPATPVSHATTIFPPVAVSGVDLERLERIESQLALLWERVQQGDKKQDQRHQDILGLYSTLREQLSTQTERESLEVWVSSQLEQQLGVLRGELEQEKTHTAQGAEQQKQQQESQAARLADLELLLKALATKTEVMQHKQQQYEHEKEKREKEVITSAADTAPVSVGVKQEDHDALLAEVQRLEAELSRIRGDLQGVLGCKGKCEQLNTLQETISGQVSLQLRKELQAMFFGGSESGEQQGQVPESLIHWLSERYVSTPDLQAALASLEMSILRNISEQLELSRAQTLGEAESQTKNIFQTITGTVRHASTAEGLTEEHVKLMVHNALKLYSQDRTGLVDYALESGGGSILSTRCSETYETKTALMSLFGLPLWYFSQSPRVVIQPDVYPGNCWAFKGSQGYLVIRLSLRILPTSFCVEHIPKALSPTGNITSAPRNFTVFGLDDEYQEEGKLLGHYTYEEDGEALQIFPVKEKNEKSFQIIEVRVLSNWGHPEYTCLYRFRVHGEPCPE, from the exons TTCCAGTTACTCCACTGCAGCATTAGAGTTTGAGAAGGAGCACCAGATCGCTCCTGTTTACGAGTCACCCAGGATGTCAAGGCGGAGTTTGCGTCTGCAGAGCGGTGCCACTCATTATGGCAGCGAGAGCTTGGCGGATCACTCCCagaaccacagcagcagctacagcacCACCAGGAGAGAGACACG GACGTCTCGGAGAAGAAGGCAGCAGTCCAGCTCCCTGTCTTTATCCCTGAGCCAAATCGCTACTCCGAGACAAACTCTGTCCTTCTCTGATGCTAGTACCCCGATTGACAACAGCAGAAGAATTCAGGAGAGCAACAGAATGTCTGAGGTCTCTCAGGTCGCGTCAGCTTATGACCAGTCCCACCCGAGACAACGCAAAGTCACCACGACTGTTACGACTACTACGTTTGATGGACAGTGGG GGCAGATTTCCAGCCACAGTTCATCAGGCGTAAACGGTGACGCCAGCACGTCAAAGTCTCACACGTCACTCGCGAATGGTTACATCTGCAAAGACTGCTCATTACATTCTCAAAAAACGGACTCCTTTATCACACAGTCTTCATCATCTCAAGCAACGGAGCTCTCCGCAGACGCTCCCTCCGCCTCATCTTCACCCATCACCAGTATTTATACCAGAGACAGGAGTCGGAAGAACAAGACAG GTGTCTTGATGTTGGTGTGTAATTCGTGTGTGCGCTACAGTAAAAAAGCCCTGGAACCCATTGTGTCCCTCATCTCCCTTTTCTTCAGTAGTGTGGTCCGGTTGGGTTCTTGGGTCAAGAGCTCATCAGTAAAAG GTGTGTCAGCAGGTTCCCTAGCATCATTTTGGGACTCAGTGAGAAAAGCAGCATCCTTGAGTATGTCCAAACTTTGGCTGTTTAAGCAGACTGCTTCCCACAGGACGACGGGCTCCAAGGCTGTTGGCTCTGAAGGACAAG CTCACTCGAGTTTCTGTGGAAGCATGAATGTGAAGGATCTGGTGACAGAAGAGACGTCACATCTTAATCTCAATGGTTCCCTGT GTGATGACTGTAAAGGGAAGCAGTACTCTGAGACACACACCGTCGTCCTCACTCAGTCCTCCAGGTCAAAGCGCCTGCTGGGGGTGCTGTGGAGCATCTTAGCTTTTGCAG GTGCGTGCCTCTTGCTGCCGGTCCACGGTGTGGTGAGGACAGGTAAAGTATTGGGTTCAGGAGTTGGAGCAGTAGCTCAGAGGTTTGTCTCATTCCTCTGGATGCTCCTGGCATCTCCAG TGAAAGCATGCAAAGGACTGCTGTGGTTTCTTGCAAGAGGATGGTATCAGCTCGTGTCCCTCATGTCTCTCCTCAATGTCTTCTTCCTAACTCA atgcTTTCCCAGACTCTGGAAGCTcctgttgctacttttacccCTTTTACTCCTCCTAC ttttGTGGTGGTGGGGTCCGTCCACTGCTGCCCTGTTTGCCTACCTCCCGGTTGTAAACCTAACCGAGTGGCATTCTGCATCTCCCTTCACCTACCTGTCCAACTTGGTGGCTCTTCCAGCTGCTGTCCCTGTATCAGAATCTGAAGTGAAGCAGACTCCAGCCACCCCAGTCTCACATGCAACA ACAATCTTTCCCCCTGTGGCTGTCTCTGGTGTGGATTTGGAGCGTCTTGAGCGTATCGAGAGCCAGCTAGCGCTGCTGTGGGAGCGAGTCCAGCAAGGAGACAAGAAGCAGGATCAGCGTCACCAGGACATTTTGGGTCTCTACAGCACCCTGAGAGAGCAGCTGTCCACTCAGACAGAAAGGGAGAGCTTGGAGGTGTGGGTGTCCTCTCAGTTGGAGCAGCAACTCGGCGTTCTGCGTGGAGAGCTGGAGCAGGAAAAGACACACACAGCACAG GGTGCAGAGCAGCAAAAGCAGCAACAAGAAAGTCAGGCAGCACGTCTGGCTGATTTAGAATTGTTGCTTAAGGCTTTGGCTACTAAGACTGAG GTGATGCAGCACAAGCAGCAGCAGTATGAACAcgagaaggaaaaaagagaaaaagaggtCATCACGTCAGCAGCAGACACAGCTCCTGTCAG tgtggGTGTGAAGCAGGAGGACCATGATGCTTTGCTGGCGGAGGTGCAGAGACTTGAAGCAGAGCTGAGTAGAATCAGAGGAGACCTCCAGGGAGTTCTTGGATGCAAGGGTAAATGTGAGCAGCTGAATACACTGCAAGAGACG ATATCAGGTCAGGTGTCCTTACAGTTAAGGAAAGAGCTACAGGCTATGTTCTTTGGAGGCAGTGAATCAGGAGAGCAGCAGGGTCAGGTACCCGAGTCTCTGATCCACTGGCTGTCTGAGCGCTATGTGAGCACACCCGACCTACAGGCAGCACTGGCCTCACTGGAGATGAGCATCCTAAGAAACATCTCGGAGCAGCTGGAGCTCAGCCGGGCTCAGACGCTGGGTGAAGCCgagtcacaaacaaaaaacatttttcagacaATAACTGGGACTGTCCGTCATGCTTCTACTGCTGAGGGACTGACTGAAGAG CACGTGAAATTGATGGTCCACAATGCTCTGAAGTTGTACTCTCAGGACCGAACCGGCCTGGTGGACTACGCCCTGGAGTCTGGAG gtggcagcaTCCTCAGCACCCGCTGCTCTGAAACATACGAGACAAAGACAGCCCTCATGAGTCTGTTTGGTCTGCCTCTCTGGTACTTCTCCCAGTCTCCACGAGTCGTCATTCAG CCCGATGTGTATCCTGGTAACTGCTGGGCGTTTAAAGGCTCCCAAGGTTATCTGGTAATCAGGCTGTCCCTGAGGATCCTGCCCACATCCTTCTGTGTGGAGCACATCCCCAAGGCTCTTTCTCCAACTGGAAATATCACCAGTGCTCCACGCAACTTCACTGTCTTT GGTCTTGATGATGAGTACCAAGAAGAGGGAAAGCTGCTGGGGCACTACACATACGAAGAGGATGGTGAGGCACTGCAAATCTTCCCAGTTAAG GAGAAGAACGAGAAGTCCTTCCAGATCATCGAGGTTCGGGTCCTGTCTAACTGGGGTCATCCAGAATACACCTGCCTATACCGCTTCAGAGTCCACGGAGAGCCATGTCCTGAATGA
- the sun1 gene encoding SUN domain-containing protein 1 isoform X3: protein MEEESKQRRMTMDFSQLHTYTPPQCAPENTGYTYSLSSSYSTAALEFEKEHQIAPVYESPRMSRRSLRLQSGATHYGSESLADHSQNHSSSYSTTRRETRTSRRRRQQSSSLSLSLSQIATPRQTLSFSDASTPIDNSRRIQESNRMSEVSQVASAYDQSHPRQRKVTTTVTTTTFDGQWGQISSHSSSGVNGDASTSKSHTSLANGYICKDCSLHSQKTDSFITQSSSSQATELSADAPSASSSPITSIYTRDRSRKNKTGVLMLVCNSCVRYSKKALEPIVSLISLFFSSVVRLGSWVKSSSVKAHSSFCGSMNVKDLVTEETSHLNLNGSLCDDCKGKQYSETHTVVLTQSSRSKRLLGVLWSILAFAGACLLLPVHGVVRTGKVLGSGVGAVAQRFVSFLWMLLASPVKACKGLLWFLARGWYQLVSLMSLLNVFFLTQCFPRLWKLLLLLLPLLLLLLLWWWGPSTAALFAYLPVVNLTEWHSASPFTYLSNLVALPAAVPVSESEVKQTPATPVSHATTIFPPVAVSGVDLERLERIESQLALLWERVQQGDKKQDQRHQDILGLYSTLREQLSTQTERESLEVWVSSQLEQQLGVLRGELEQEKTHTAQGAEQQKQQQESQAARLADLELLLKALATKTEVMQHKQQQYEHEKEKREKEVITSAADTAPVSVGVKQEDHDALLAEVQRLEAELSRIRGDLQGVLGCKGKCEQLNTLQETISGQVSLQLRKELQAMFFGGSESGEQQGQVPESLIHWLSERYVSTPDLQAALASLEMSILRNISEQLELSRAQTLGEAESQTKNIFQTITGTVRHASTAEGLTEEHVKLMVHNALKLYSQDRTGLVDYALESGGGSILSTRCSETYETKTALMSLFGLPLWYFSQSPRVVIQPDVYPGNCWAFKGSQGYLVIRLSLRILPTSFCVEHIPKALSPTGNITSAPRNFTVFGLDDEYQEEGKLLGHYTYEEDGEALQIFPVKEKNEKSFQIIEVRVLSNWGHPEYTCLYRFRVHGEPCPE from the exons TTCCAGTTACTCCACTGCAGCATTAGAGTTTGAGAAGGAGCACCAGATCGCTCCTGTTTACGAGTCACCCAGGATGTCAAGGCGGAGTTTGCGTCTGCAGAGCGGTGCCACTCATTATGGCAGCGAGAGCTTGGCGGATCACTCCCagaaccacagcagcagctacagcacCACCAGGAGAGAGACACG GACGTCTCGGAGAAGAAGGCAGCAGTCCAGCTCCCTGTCTTTATCCCTGAGCCAAATCGCTACTCCGAGACAAACTCTGTCCTTCTCTGATGCTAGTACCCCGATTGACAACAGCAGAAGAATTCAGGAGAGCAACAGAATGTCTGAGGTCTCTCAGGTCGCGTCAGCTTATGACCAGTCCCACCCGAGACAACGCAAAGTCACCACGACTGTTACGACTACTACGTTTGATGGACAGTGGG GGCAGATTTCCAGCCACAGTTCATCAGGCGTAAACGGTGACGCCAGCACGTCAAAGTCTCACACGTCACTCGCGAATGGTTACATCTGCAAAGACTGCTCATTACATTCTCAAAAAACGGACTCCTTTATCACACAGTCTTCATCATCTCAAGCAACGGAGCTCTCCGCAGACGCTCCCTCCGCCTCATCTTCACCCATCACCAGTATTTATACCAGAGACAGGAGTCGGAAGAACAAGACAG GTGTCTTGATGTTGGTGTGTAATTCGTGTGTGCGCTACAGTAAAAAAGCCCTGGAACCCATTGTGTCCCTCATCTCCCTTTTCTTCAGTAGTGTGGTCCGGTTGGGTTCTTGGGTCAAGAGCTCATCAGTAAAAG CTCACTCGAGTTTCTGTGGAAGCATGAATGTGAAGGATCTGGTGACAGAAGAGACGTCACATCTTAATCTCAATGGTTCCCTGT GTGATGACTGTAAAGGGAAGCAGTACTCTGAGACACACACCGTCGTCCTCACTCAGTCCTCCAGGTCAAAGCGCCTGCTGGGGGTGCTGTGGAGCATCTTAGCTTTTGCAG GTGCGTGCCTCTTGCTGCCGGTCCACGGTGTGGTGAGGACAGGTAAAGTATTGGGTTCAGGAGTTGGAGCAGTAGCTCAGAGGTTTGTCTCATTCCTCTGGATGCTCCTGGCATCTCCAG TGAAAGCATGCAAAGGACTGCTGTGGTTTCTTGCAAGAGGATGGTATCAGCTCGTGTCCCTCATGTCTCTCCTCAATGTCTTCTTCCTAACTCA atgcTTTCCCAGACTCTGGAAGCTcctgttgctacttttacccCTTTTACTCCTCCTAC ttttGTGGTGGTGGGGTCCGTCCACTGCTGCCCTGTTTGCCTACCTCCCGGTTGTAAACCTAACCGAGTGGCATTCTGCATCTCCCTTCACCTACCTGTCCAACTTGGTGGCTCTTCCAGCTGCTGTCCCTGTATCAGAATCTGAAGTGAAGCAGACTCCAGCCACCCCAGTCTCACATGCAACA ACAATCTTTCCCCCTGTGGCTGTCTCTGGTGTGGATTTGGAGCGTCTTGAGCGTATCGAGAGCCAGCTAGCGCTGCTGTGGGAGCGAGTCCAGCAAGGAGACAAGAAGCAGGATCAGCGTCACCAGGACATTTTGGGTCTCTACAGCACCCTGAGAGAGCAGCTGTCCACTCAGACAGAAAGGGAGAGCTTGGAGGTGTGGGTGTCCTCTCAGTTGGAGCAGCAACTCGGCGTTCTGCGTGGAGAGCTGGAGCAGGAAAAGACACACACAGCACAG GGTGCAGAGCAGCAAAAGCAGCAACAAGAAAGTCAGGCAGCACGTCTGGCTGATTTAGAATTGTTGCTTAAGGCTTTGGCTACTAAGACTGAG GTGATGCAGCACAAGCAGCAGCAGTATGAACAcgagaaggaaaaaagagaaaaagaggtCATCACGTCAGCAGCAGACACAGCTCCTGTCAG tgtggGTGTGAAGCAGGAGGACCATGATGCTTTGCTGGCGGAGGTGCAGAGACTTGAAGCAGAGCTGAGTAGAATCAGAGGAGACCTCCAGGGAGTTCTTGGATGCAAGGGTAAATGTGAGCAGCTGAATACACTGCAAGAGACG ATATCAGGTCAGGTGTCCTTACAGTTAAGGAAAGAGCTACAGGCTATGTTCTTTGGAGGCAGTGAATCAGGAGAGCAGCAGGGTCAGGTACCCGAGTCTCTGATCCACTGGCTGTCTGAGCGCTATGTGAGCACACCCGACCTACAGGCAGCACTGGCCTCACTGGAGATGAGCATCCTAAGAAACATCTCGGAGCAGCTGGAGCTCAGCCGGGCTCAGACGCTGGGTGAAGCCgagtcacaaacaaaaaacatttttcagacaATAACTGGGACTGTCCGTCATGCTTCTACTGCTGAGGGACTGACTGAAGAG CACGTGAAATTGATGGTCCACAATGCTCTGAAGTTGTACTCTCAGGACCGAACCGGCCTGGTGGACTACGCCCTGGAGTCTGGAG gtggcagcaTCCTCAGCACCCGCTGCTCTGAAACATACGAGACAAAGACAGCCCTCATGAGTCTGTTTGGTCTGCCTCTCTGGTACTTCTCCCAGTCTCCACGAGTCGTCATTCAG CCCGATGTGTATCCTGGTAACTGCTGGGCGTTTAAAGGCTCCCAAGGTTATCTGGTAATCAGGCTGTCCCTGAGGATCCTGCCCACATCCTTCTGTGTGGAGCACATCCCCAAGGCTCTTTCTCCAACTGGAAATATCACCAGTGCTCCACGCAACTTCACTGTCTTT GGTCTTGATGATGAGTACCAAGAAGAGGGAAAGCTGCTGGGGCACTACACATACGAAGAGGATGGTGAGGCACTGCAAATCTTCCCAGTTAAG GAGAAGAACGAGAAGTCCTTCCAGATCATCGAGGTTCGGGTCCTGTCTAACTGGGGTCATCCAGAATACACCTGCCTATACCGCTTCAGAGTCCACGGAGAGCCATGTCCTGAATGA